A genomic region of Nymphaea colorata isolate Beijing-Zhang1983 chromosome 2, ASM883128v2, whole genome shotgun sequence contains the following coding sequences:
- the LOC116248651 gene encoding trihelix transcription factor DF1-like — protein MGDPIGSTAIIVVDDPLPAAGTGGGIATTTSMTSAPLSASGGREYRKGNWTIHETMVLITAKKMDDERRMKGGERERSKTAELRWKWVENYCWANGCMRSQNQCNDKWDNLLRDYKKVREYENRPIAGRMSYWQMEKHERKERNLPSNLPSEVFEALHEVVNRKPQPRLAAPPPAYQHQQPPPPPPPPPPPPPPPPQAPISAEETTDSSETEGSSDVKRRKVRSLGSSILHTASVLSRTLLACEEKKDKRHRAFLDMEERKLQMEESRTEMNRQGLAGLISAVNNLSSAIHAIVSERNSEA, from the exons ATGGGCGATCCGATCGGGAGCACGGCGATAATTGTGGTGGATGACCCGCTGCCGGCGGCCGGGACGGGCGGCGGCATCGCAACTACGACATCGATGACTTCAGCTCCGCTGTCGGCGTCCGGGGGACGGGAGTATCGGAAGGGGAACTGGACGATCCACGAGACGATGGTGCTGATAACGGCCAAGAAGATGGACGACGAGAGGCGGATGAAGGgcggggagagggagaggagcaAGACTGCGGAGCTGCGGTGGAAGTGGGTAGAGAACTACTGCTGGGCCAACGGGTGTATGCGGAGCCAGAACCAGTGCAACGACAAGTGGGACAACCTCCTCAGGGACTACAAGAAGGTGAGGGAATACGAGAACCGGCCGATCGCCGGCCGGATGTCATACTGGCAGATGGAGAAACACGAGCGGAAGGAGCGGAACCTCCCCTCCAACCTCCCCTCCGAGGTGTTCGAGGCCCTCCACGAGGTCGTCAACCGCAAACCCCAGCCAAGGCTCGCCGCACCGCCACCGGCATACCAGCACCAGCAaccaccgccaccacctcctcctcctccacctccccCGCCGCCACCACCTCAAGCCCCCATCTCAG CCGAGGAGACGACGGATTCGTCGGAGACGGAAGGAAGCTCGGATGTGAAGAGGAGGAAAGTGAGAAGCCTGGGATCCAGCATTCTTCATACGGCGTCCGTCTTGTCCCGAACGCTGCTCGCCTGCGAAGAGAAGAAGGACAAGAGGCACCGAGCCTTCCTAgacatggaggaaagaaagctGCAGATGGAAGAGAGCAGAACGGAGATGAACAGACAGGGACTCGCCGGCCTCATCTCCGCTGTGAATAAC